The Aureitalea marina genome includes a window with the following:
- the miaA gene encoding tRNA (adenosine(37)-N6)-dimethylallyltransferase MiaA has protein sequence MWRRAESRGIDDVMQQSSPLLIAVVGPTAIGKTVRAIQLAEHYNTEILSADSRQFYKEMSIGTAVPTKEELSLVKHHFIQHISIDKPYSVGDFERDAMERLDALFTENKVAVLVGGSGLYVQAVLDGLDEFPDVAPGIREEINALYREKGIEELQRQLKQLDPEYYKQVDLQNPHRLIRALEICISSGQSYSSFRNNKKAQRPFEIIMIGLEADREIVYDRINRRVDLMMEEGLLSEVKSLHPKKDLNALQTVGYQELFSYLDGQSDLDMAISEIKKNSRRFAKRQFTWFRRDPRVSWFDYQVDIQVIIDHIQKKTAP, from the coding sequence ATGTGGAGAAGAGCTGAATCCAGAGGAATTGACGATGTGATGCAACAGTCTTCTCCCCTGCTTATCGCGGTGGTCGGTCCAACCGCAATCGGCAAAACCGTTCGGGCGATTCAACTGGCCGAACACTATAACACTGAGATCCTCTCTGCAGATTCCCGTCAATTCTACAAAGAAATGTCTATTGGTACCGCTGTTCCGACTAAGGAGGAACTAAGTCTGGTCAAACACCACTTCATACAGCATATTTCCATAGACAAACCATACAGCGTGGGTGATTTTGAGCGAGACGCAATGGAAAGACTTGATGCGCTCTTCACCGAAAACAAGGTCGCCGTGCTGGTTGGAGGGTCTGGTCTCTATGTTCAAGCCGTATTAGATGGACTGGATGAGTTTCCCGATGTTGCACCCGGAATTCGGGAAGAGATCAATGCCCTATACCGCGAAAAAGGAATTGAGGAACTGCAACGGCAGCTGAAGCAATTGGATCCTGAATACTACAAACAAGTGGATCTTCAGAACCCCCATCGGCTGATCCGAGCCTTGGAGATTTGTATAAGTAGTGGTCAATCGTATTCAAGCTTTAGGAACAACAAGAAAGCACAACGTCCCTTTGAGATCATAATGATCGGCTTGGAAGCCGACCGGGAGATCGTCTACGATCGGATCAACCGAAGGGTAGATCTGATGATGGAAGAAGGATTGTTGTCAGAAGTCAAGTCACTACATCCGAAAAAAGATCTCAATGCATTACAAACTGTAGGTTACCAAGAGCTGTTTAGCTATCTAGACGGCCAATCTGATCTGGATATGGCCATTTCAGAGATCAAAAAGAACAGCAGACGTTTTGCCAAGCGGCAATTTACCTGGTTCCGCAGAGATCCAAGAGTGAGCTGGTTCGACTACCAGGTGGATATCCAGGTCATCATCGACCATATCCAAAAAAAAACGGCCCCTTAG
- a CDS encoding ion transporter, translating to MNTSTLRKWRHKLHEIIYEADTPLGKAFDIVLLVLIILSVVFVMLESVPKIDAKYHDLLNIGEWIITIFFTIEYIARIITVKRPTNYIFSFYGIIDLLSTIPLYLSMILTGSNYLLTVRSLRLLRIFRILKITRYIGEATRLRRAMLLSRPKILVFLFTVVIIAIIAGTIMYLVEGEESGFTSIPHSVYWCIVTLTTVGYGDISPITPLGQFIASVIMIMGYGIIAVPTGIVTAEYGRASQDVQHNTQACPGCGIGGHKDNARFCFKCGEELNPEELTM from the coding sequence TTGAACACATCCACACTGAGAAAATGGCGGCATAAACTGCACGAGATAATTTATGAAGCCGACACCCCGTTAGGGAAAGCCTTCGATATTGTATTGCTGGTCCTGATCATTCTATCTGTGGTCTTCGTCATGTTGGAAAGTGTTCCCAAGATAGATGCCAAGTACCATGATCTGCTGAACATAGGGGAATGGATCATTACCATCTTCTTTACCATAGAGTATATCGCCCGCATCATCACAGTAAAACGTCCCACTAACTATATTTTCAGTTTTTACGGGATCATCGACCTGCTCTCCACCATTCCGCTATATCTGTCGATGATTCTAACAGGTTCCAATTACCTGCTTACGGTGAGGTCTCTGCGCCTACTCAGAATTTTCCGTATCCTGAAGATCACCCGGTACATTGGAGAGGCCACCCGCTTAAGGCGGGCCATGTTGCTTAGCCGGCCAAAGATCCTGGTATTCTTGTTCACAGTGGTGATCATCGCTATCATAGCCGGGACCATTATGTACCTGGTGGAAGGAGAAGAGAGTGGTTTTACCAGTATTCCCCATAGTGTGTATTGGTGTATAGTGACCCTGACCACTGTTGGTTATGGCGATATATCTCCTATAACTCCTCTTGGGCAGTTTATAGCCAGTGTGATCATGATCATGGGTTACGGGATCATAGCTGTTCCTACCGGAATTGTTACCGCCGAATACGGCCGGGCTTCACAAGATGTACAACACAATACCCAGGCCTGTCCAGGATGCGGCATTGGGGGTCACAAGGACAACGCGCGCTTCTGTTTTAAATGTGGAGAAGAGCTGAATCCAGAGGAATTGACGATGTGA
- a CDS encoding exonuclease domain-containing protein, producing MYAILDIETTGGKYNEEGITEIAIYKFDGHKVVDQFASLVNPERRIQPFVVNLTGINNEMLRSAPKFYEVAKRIIEITEGCVLVAHNAQFDNRILTTEFDRLGYQFKKDTLCTVELSKKLIPDMPSYSLGKLVRSLGIPISDRHRAQGDAQATLTLFKLLMSKDINKDILTASVRQDPRRQLEPKLIDIIDSTPTETGVYYMHREDGEIIYIGKSKNMRRRLVQHFTSDKRKSKKIQLEVHTVTYELTGNDLIAQLKESEEIKQKKPLYNRALRRTLFTYQLSSFTDQNGYINLKIDKADGRKPAITTFSNYQQARSAVFKITEQHQLCQRLTGLDKGKGPCFHHSVKTCNGACIEEEEISAYNARVEGFIQRHSYDNKHMMLIDRGRDTDERSVILIEDGQYKGYGFYNLNFQIDNPEILRSIVNPMSNNRDAQHIIQSYLRKNKVMRIVPLPKTSAI from the coding sequence ATGTACGCAATACTGGACATAGAGACTACCGGAGGTAAATACAACGAAGAGGGTATTACCGAAATCGCCATTTACAAATTTGATGGTCATAAGGTGGTGGATCAATTTGCCAGTTTGGTCAACCCGGAAAGGCGGATTCAACCCTTTGTGGTCAACCTGACCGGGATCAACAACGAAATGTTGCGTTCCGCACCTAAGTTCTACGAGGTGGCCAAAAGGATCATAGAGATTACCGAAGGCTGCGTTCTGGTAGCACATAATGCTCAGTTTGACAACCGGATCCTGACCACCGAATTTGATCGGCTGGGTTATCAGTTCAAAAAGGATACCCTCTGTACCGTAGAACTTTCCAAAAAGCTCATCCCGGACATGCCCTCCTACAGCCTGGGAAAACTGGTTCGTTCACTGGGAATCCCAATTAGTGACAGGCACCGAGCGCAAGGAGATGCACAGGCCACGCTTACCCTCTTTAAGCTACTGATGTCCAAGGACATCAATAAGGATATACTGACAGCTTCTGTCCGGCAGGATCCTCGACGACAACTGGAACCAAAACTGATCGATATTATAGATTCTACTCCCACAGAGACCGGAGTGTACTACATGCATCGGGAAGACGGGGAGATTATCTATATAGGGAAGAGCAAGAACATGCGCAGAAGATTGGTTCAGCATTTTACCAGCGACAAGCGCAAATCCAAAAAGATCCAGCTCGAGGTGCATACCGTTACCTATGAGCTAACAGGGAACGATCTGATCGCCCAGCTTAAGGAAAGCGAGGAGATCAAGCAAAAGAAGCCACTGTATAACAGGGCCCTCAGGCGTACGCTTTTTACCTATCAATTGAGCTCCTTCACCGATCAGAATGGCTATATCAATCTGAAAATAGATAAGGCGGATGGGCGAAAACCAGCAATTACGACCTTTTCCAATTACCAGCAGGCGCGCTCTGCCGTGTTTAAAATTACCGAACAGCATCAACTATGTCAGCGACTCACCGGACTGGACAAAGGGAAAGGCCCCTGTTTTCACCACAGTGTAAAGACATGCAATGGAGCCTGTATTGAAGAAGAAGAGATCTCGGCATATAATGCCAGGGTAGAAGGATTTATCCAACGCCATAGTTACGACAATAAACACATGATGCTGATCGACAGAGGAAGGGATACCGACGAACGTTCCGTGATCTTGATCGAAGATGGCCAATACAAGGGTTATGGTTTTTACAACTTGAATTTCCAGATCGATAATCCGGAGATACTCAGAAGCATAGTGAACCCCATGTCCAACAATCGGGATGCCCAGCATATCATTCAATCCTACCTGCGGAAGAACAAGGTTATGCGAATCGTTCCTCTTCCCAAGACCAGCGCCATATAA
- a CDS encoding YggS family pyridoxal phosphate-dependent enzyme — protein sequence MSSIAENIARLKKDLPPEVTLVAVSKTKPVSDLMQAYAGGQRVFGENKVQEMVSKQQEMPKDIQWHMIGHLQRNKVKYMAGFVDLVHGVDSLRLLQEIDKQAAKHQRVIDCLLQIRIAQEETKFGLPGHELDTLLESSAFKELQNVRVVGLMGMASFTSNMTQVRKEFEHLQQLYKRLNTIHNWHVLSMGMSGDYPLALECGSNMIRVGSAIFGARNYH from the coding sequence TTGAGTTCCATCGCAGAAAATATAGCTCGATTAAAGAAGGACCTACCGCCTGAGGTTACACTGGTTGCTGTTTCCAAGACTAAACCTGTATCGGACCTGATGCAGGCTTATGCCGGAGGTCAGCGTGTCTTTGGCGAGAATAAGGTTCAGGAAATGGTGAGCAAGCAGCAAGAGATGCCCAAGGATATACAGTGGCATATGATCGGGCACTTACAAAGGAACAAGGTAAAGTATATGGCTGGTTTTGTGGATCTTGTTCATGGGGTTGACAGTCTTCGCTTGCTGCAAGAGATCGATAAGCAAGCTGCAAAACACCAGCGAGTGATCGATTGCCTGTTGCAGATCAGGATCGCCCAGGAGGAAACAAAATTTGGCTTGCCGGGACATGAATTGGATACCCTATTGGAATCTTCAGCCTTCAAAGAACTGCAAAACGTGCGGGTTGTTGGACTTATGGGCATGGCAAGTTTTACCTCGAATATGACCCAGGTAAGAAAGGAATTCGAGCATTTACAACAGCTCTATAAACGATTAAACACAATTCATAATTGGCACGTTCTTTCCATGGGTATGAGTGGCGACTATCCACTGGCCCTCGAATGCGGATCTAATATGATCCGGGTGGGAAGTGCCATATTCGGTGCCAGAAATTATCACTAA
- a CDS encoding DUF1015 domain-containing protein yields the protein MPRILPFKAVRPTRDKVSLMASRSYESYSKEELEARLRDNPFSFLHIINPGFKYRKKISGKLRYGLVKNRYQEFREDGIFMQDEESSYYVYKIVNREGFSFHGIVGAADVDELNKDGIRKHEATLKDREAMFMEYLKTVGFNAEAVLLTYPDNEIINSIIQQQMNSRAEYEFTTTYRDTHYLWPISEKALVEKIKAAFEEIPAVYIADGHHRTASSILLAETTGALSQDEMNNSYRFFMSYLIPESELKIYQFNRMVKDLNGMDKEEFLIGLDTYFRIDNRGAEYYKPSKKHHFSMYLDGDFYSLYLRKDRYKMTNALDALDTEILYRTILKPLLGIEDARTEDRLAYSHGKKDLAHVQSMVDSGKFAVGFGMLPITVEELKAVADQGLVMPPKSTFIEPKLRSGVTIYEF from the coding sequence ATGCCTCGGATACTCCCATTTAAAGCAGTACGTCCTACCAGAGACAAGGTCAGTTTGATGGCCTCCAGATCGTATGAGAGTTACAGCAAAGAGGAGTTAGAGGCCAGATTAAGGGATAATCCATTCTCGTTCTTACACATTATCAACCCTGGCTTTAAGTACCGAAAGAAGATTTCAGGAAAGCTGCGTTACGGCTTGGTGAAGAACCGTTACCAGGAATTTCGCGAGGATGGCATCTTTATGCAAGACGAAGAATCCTCCTATTACGTCTACAAGATCGTTAATAGAGAAGGTTTTAGCTTTCACGGGATAGTTGGTGCTGCAGACGTAGACGAACTCAACAAGGATGGAATCCGCAAACACGAAGCTACGCTCAAGGACAGGGAGGCCATGTTTATGGAATATCTTAAAACAGTTGGCTTCAATGCTGAGGCAGTTCTATTGACCTATCCAGACAACGAGATCATAAACAGCATCATCCAACAGCAAATGAACTCCAGGGCGGAGTATGAATTCACAACCACCTATCGGGATACCCATTATTTGTGGCCCATAAGTGAAAAAGCCTTGGTAGAAAAAATCAAAGCAGCATTCGAGGAAATCCCTGCCGTTTACATTGCCGATGGGCATCATCGCACGGCTTCTTCCATATTATTGGCCGAGACCACCGGTGCTCTGTCACAGGATGAAATGAATAATAGTTATCGTTTCTTTATGAGTTACCTCATCCCAGAGAGCGAACTGAAGATCTATCAGTTCAACCGTATGGTTAAAGATCTCAATGGTATGGATAAGGAGGAGTTTCTGATTGGACTGGATACTTACTTCAGGATCGACAATCGGGGAGCAGAATACTACAAACCCTCCAAAAAACATCACTTTAGCATGTACCTAGACGGGGATTTCTATTCCCTATACCTTCGCAAAGACCGCTATAAGATGACCAATGCCCTGGATGCCCTGGACACGGAGATCTTGTATCGCACCATCTTAAAGCCTCTTCTAGGAATAGAAGACGCCAGGACGGAAGACCGATTGGCCTACTCCCACGGAAAGAAAGATCTGGCTCACGTTCAGTCTATGGTGGATAGTGGAAAATTTGCCGTCGGGTTTGGTATGTTACCAATAACCGTGGAAGAACTCAAAGCCGTGGCCGATCAAGGTCTGGTCATGCCACCAAAGAGCACATTCATAGAACCTAAGTTGAGAAGCGGAGTGACCATTTACGAATTTTGA
- a CDS encoding 3-hydroxybutyryl-CoA dehydrogenase, translating into MKNVAVIGAGTMGNGIAHTFAQFNYKVQLIDVSQPALDKALATIEKNLDRMVSKERITEADKNATLGNITTYTSLEEGLEYASLVVEAATENVDLKLKIFQDLDKLCPEDTILATNTSSISITQIAAVTSRPDRVIGMHFMNPVPIMKLVEIIKGYNTSAETYQMVESVSKKLNKVPVEVNDYPGFVANRILMPMINESVETLYNGVAGVQEIDTVMKLGMAHPMGPLQLADFIGLDVCLSILQVMYDGFKNPKYAPCPLLVNMVTAGKLGVKSGEGFYDYSESRKAEKVASQFA; encoded by the coding sequence ATGAAGAATGTTGCCGTAATCGGCGCGGGTACCATGGGTAATGGTATTGCCCACACCTTTGCACAATTCAATTATAAGGTTCAACTGATCGATGTTTCTCAGCCCGCACTGGATAAGGCGCTGGCAACTATAGAGAAAAACCTCGATCGTATGGTGAGTAAGGAAAGGATTACCGAGGCAGATAAGAACGCTACCCTTGGCAATATCACAACCTATACGAGTTTAGAAGAAGGTCTAGAATATGCAAGCCTGGTGGTGGAGGCAGCGACCGAAAATGTCGACCTCAAACTGAAGATATTTCAGGACCTGGACAAGCTATGCCCGGAAGATACTATTCTAGCCACCAATACCTCCTCCATCTCCATCACACAGATCGCAGCGGTAACCTCCAGACCGGACCGGGTAATTGGTATGCACTTTATGAACCCAGTACCCATTATGAAGCTCGTAGAGATCATCAAAGGGTACAATACAAGTGCGGAGACCTATCAAATGGTGGAATCCGTTTCAAAGAAATTGAATAAGGTACCTGTAGAGGTAAACGATTATCCAGGCTTTGTAGCCAACCGCATACTGATGCCCATGATCAATGAATCCGTTGAGACCTTGTACAATGGCGTTGCGGGCGTACAGGAGATCGACACCGTCATGAAGCTGGGAATGGCCCATCCGATGGGTCCCCTGCAATTGGCGGATTTTATAGGGTTGGATGTTTGCTTGTCCATTCTACAAGTGATGTACGATGGCTTTAAGAACCCGAAATATGCTCCTTGTCCCCTATTGGTCAATATGGTCACAGCGGGAAAACTTGGCGTAAAGAGCGGCGAGGGCTTCTACGATTATTCCGAGAGCAGAAAAGCAGAGAAAGTAGCTTCACAATTCGCTTAG
- a CDS encoding Gfo/Idh/MocA family oxidoreductase: MLKAGVLGAGHLGKIHLKLLEQSTNYELVGFYDADQQASKQIEDEFGYKSYPDMDTLIDSCDMIDVVTPTVSHFDCARKVIQKGKHLFIEKPITQTVQEANQLIELAKKHQVKGQVGHVERFNPAFQSVSDKFDSPMFIESHRLAEFNPRGTDVSVVLDLMIHDIDVILSVVRSPVKKVYSSGVSVISETPDIANARIEFENGCVANLTASRISMKKMRKSRFFQRDAYISVDFLEKKVEVVRMKDAPDDSDPFAMVLTNAEGVKKQIYFDNPKIESNNAILDELDSFAMAIKEEKEPVVSLEQGRDALEVAMEVINNFKQL; encoded by the coding sequence ATGCTAAAAGCGGGCGTACTAGGTGCCGGTCATCTAGGCAAAATTCATCTGAAATTACTGGAACAATCAACCAATTACGAGCTTGTCGGTTTTTATGATGCGGACCAGCAGGCTTCCAAACAAATTGAAGACGAATTCGGCTATAAAAGTTACCCGGACATGGATACCCTGATAGACTCCTGCGACATGATCGATGTTGTAACACCAACCGTTTCACACTTTGACTGTGCCCGGAAAGTGATCCAGAAAGGCAAGCATCTGTTCATCGAAAAACCCATCACTCAAACAGTACAGGAAGCCAATCAACTGATCGAACTGGCTAAAAAACACCAGGTAAAAGGTCAGGTAGGCCATGTGGAACGTTTTAACCCAGCTTTTCAATCTGTAAGTGACAAGTTTGATTCTCCCATGTTCATCGAGTCTCATCGCTTGGCGGAATTCAATCCTAGAGGAACCGATGTTTCCGTCGTACTGGACCTGATGATCCACGATATCGACGTCATTCTTAGTGTAGTGCGATCTCCTGTGAAAAAAGTCTATTCCAGTGGTGTATCGGTGATATCAGAGACCCCGGATATCGCCAATGCCCGTATCGAATTTGAAAATGGCTGCGTGGCCAACCTCACCGCCAGCAGGATCTCCATGAAGAAGATGCGTAAATCCAGATTCTTCCAACGGGATGCCTATATCTCGGTGGATTTTCTGGAGAAGAAGGTAGAGGTGGTCCGAATGAAGGACGCCCCGGATGACTCAGATCCTTTCGCTATGGTATTGACCAATGCCGAAGGAGTGAAGAAACAGATCTACTTTGACAATCCCAAGATAGAATCCAATAATGCTATCCTGGACGAACTAGATAGTTTTGCCATGGCGATCAAAGAAGAAAAAGAACCAGTGGTTTCCCTGGAGCAAGGTAGAGACGCCCTGGAAGTAGCCATGGAAGTAATCAATAACTTTAAACAGCTCTGA
- a CDS encoding protein-L-isoaspartate(D-aspartate) O-methyltransferase: protein MKDDYIHQGKRKQLVELLRKKGIADEAVLQAMNRVPRHLFMDSGFLEHAYVDKAFPIAADQTISQPYTVARQTELLEVKSGDKVLEIGTGSGYQSAVLLEMGVQVYTVERQNELFKKTSKLLPRMGYRPKKMVFGDGYKGLKEFAPYHGIVVTAGAPELPKDLLAQLKVGGRMVIPLGKTTQIMTVYTRKGETEFEKREYGAYRFVPMLEDKN from the coding sequence GTGAAAGACGACTACATTCATCAAGGAAAAAGAAAGCAACTAGTAGAGTTGTTGCGCAAAAAAGGAATAGCTGATGAGGCTGTTTTGCAGGCTATGAATCGGGTTCCTAGGCATTTGTTCATGGATTCCGGTTTTCTGGAGCACGCTTATGTGGACAAGGCCTTCCCAATAGCGGCAGATCAGACCATCTCCCAGCCTTATACGGTAGCTCGACAAACTGAGTTGTTAGAGGTAAAAAGCGGAGATAAAGTGCTGGAGATAGGCACGGGTAGTGGATACCAAAGTGCTGTTCTCCTAGAAATGGGCGTACAGGTCTATACTGTCGAACGGCAAAATGAACTCTTTAAGAAGACATCCAAGCTGTTGCCTCGTATGGGATACAGACCCAAGAAGATGGTCTTTGGCGATGGGTATAAGGGCTTGAAGGAATTTGCCCCTTATCACGGGATCGTTGTGACTGCCGGTGCACCAGAGTTGCCCAAGGATCTGTTGGCCCAATTAAAAGTTGGAGGGCGTATGGTCATACCTTTAGGCAAGACCACCCAGATCATGACAGTCTATACCCGTAAGGGCGAAACGGAATTCGAAAAACGAGAATATGGGGCCTATCGCTTTGTCCCAATGCTGGAGGACAAGAACTAA
- a CDS encoding zinc ribbon domain-containing protein produces MNKAAYKCVKCGNNTFSIGEIRTTGTFLSKVFDVQHKKFSHITCERCQYTEFYRMKSSLLGNIFDLGT; encoded by the coding sequence ATGAATAAAGCAGCCTATAAATGTGTAAAATGTGGTAATAACACCTTTAGCATCGGTGAAATTCGAACAACGGGTACCTTCTTAAGCAAAGTATTCGATGTTCAGCACAAGAAATTCTCGCACATTACCTGTGAGCGTTGCCAATACACGGAATTCTACCGAATGAAAAGTAGTTTGCTCGGAAATATTTTCGATCTGGGAACTTGA
- a CDS encoding sodium/proline symporter: protein MELQSTLVVIMILYFSGILFWGFYQGKKVKSGADFSIAGRKLPGWVAALSERATGESSWALLGLPGAAYATGLLEVWTAIGCVMGILVAWIFLAGRLRDEAARYQAVTFTDFLAKRHGEVGKWIRISGSLTIVFFFFFYVGAQFIGGGKTLNNLFGMDQDWAMLLIVLLVIPYTIYGGFRSVTYTDVIQAILMIVTLIVAPIAGIFYLRSHKQEELFASSMSEALEKAGSTYSSLTEGLDTSALQPLLGDGANLASGLATGIVIAGAFSWFFGYLGGQPQLTTRFMAIKSKKDARIARNIGVIWTVIAYTGALCVGYIGLAIFGPQGLTDQETVMPSVLTTVFPPIISGILITGVLAAIISTANSLLILSATEFSENLMPRSANSNNGNLRSSRLITGIMSLIALAVAYWSPSDLIYTIVSFVWAGIGSTFSVVILLTLFWKRYHGKAALWTIIIGVIFTLVWMGSGWDQVITSRLMTFIVALAVGISTTFLIQKKQTNNE, encoded by the coding sequence ATGGAGTTACAATCGACCCTGGTGGTCATCATGATCTTATATTTTTCCGGCATCCTTTTCTGGGGATTCTACCAAGGAAAAAAAGTTAAATCCGGAGCCGATTTCTCCATAGCCGGCCGGAAGCTACCCGGATGGGTGGCGGCACTTTCTGAACGGGCCACAGGCGAATCTTCCTGGGCCTTGCTAGGCTTACCAGGAGCTGCTTATGCTACCGGACTTCTCGAGGTCTGGACTGCGATCGGATGTGTAATGGGGATACTGGTTGCCTGGATCTTTTTGGCTGGTCGTCTCAGAGATGAGGCCGCCCGGTACCAAGCAGTCACCTTTACGGACTTTCTGGCCAAACGGCACGGAGAAGTTGGAAAGTGGATCCGCATAAGTGGAAGCTTGACCATTGTTTTCTTTTTCTTCTTCTATGTCGGGGCTCAATTCATAGGAGGTGGAAAAACCCTGAACAACTTATTCGGGATGGATCAGGACTGGGCAATGCTGCTTATAGTGCTGTTGGTGATCCCCTATACCATTTACGGTGGATTTAGGTCTGTGACCTATACGGACGTAATCCAGGCCATATTGATGATCGTCACCCTGATCGTTGCTCCAATCGCCGGAATCTTTTACCTGAGATCCCATAAGCAAGAGGAGCTTTTTGCGAGCAGCATGTCCGAAGCCCTGGAGAAAGCGGGCAGTACTTATTCCAGCTTAACTGAAGGACTAGACACTTCCGCTTTACAACCATTACTTGGAGATGGAGCCAACCTGGCCTCCGGATTGGCTACGGGTATCGTAATTGCCGGAGCCTTCTCTTGGTTCTTTGGATACCTGGGAGGGCAACCTCAACTCACCACTCGTTTTATGGCCATAAAAAGCAAAAAGGATGCTAGGATTGCCAGGAATATCGGTGTGATCTGGACCGTGATCGCCTATACGGGTGCCTTGTGTGTGGGATATATCGGTCTGGCTATCTTCGGACCACAGGGGTTGACAGATCAGGAAACAGTAATGCCCAGTGTGCTGACTACCGTATTTCCCCCCATCATCTCGGGTATTTTGATCACCGGGGTGCTTGCGGCCATTATTTCCACTGCAAATAGTTTATTGATCCTTTCGGCCACAGAATTCTCAGAGAACCTGATGCCTCGATCCGCGAATTCCAATAACGGAAATTTGAGGTCCTCAAGGTTGATCACTGGTATTATGTCCCTGATTGCGCTGGCAGTGGCCTATTGGTCACCTTCAGATCTGATATATACCATAGTCAGTTTTGTCTGGGCAGGTATTGGTTCGACCTTCTCCGTAGTTATATTGCTAACACTCTTCTGGAAGCGCTATCACGGTAAGGCCGCCCTGTGGACCATAATTATCGGGGTGATCTTTACGCTGGTTTGGATGGGAAGCGGATGGGACCAGGTGATCACATCTCGTTTAATGACCTTTATCGTGGCCCTGGCAGTAGGAATATCAACCACCTTTTTGATACAGAAAAAACAAACAAATAATGAATAA
- the smpB gene encoding SsrA-binding protein SmpB, whose amino-acid sequence MAIQKKVEIKNRKARFQYELLDTYQAGIVLRGTEIKAIREGKASIAESFCEFSNGELYVINMTIEEYSHASHYGHQPKSARKLLLNKRELRKLEKEVKNSGLTIIPTLLYINDQGLAKLRIALAKGKKLYDKRETIKSRESKRDLGRIKKNFNRS is encoded by the coding sequence ATGGCCATCCAAAAGAAAGTCGAGATCAAGAATCGGAAAGCCAGGTTCCAGTATGAATTACTGGATACCTACCAGGCCGGTATTGTACTTAGGGGAACAGAAATAAAAGCGATCCGGGAAGGAAAAGCATCCATCGCCGAAAGTTTTTGTGAATTCTCCAACGGAGAGCTCTACGTGATCAATATGACCATAGAGGAATACAGCCATGCCTCACACTATGGCCATCAACCTAAAAGTGCCCGAAAACTCTTATTGAATAAACGAGAGCTGCGTAAATTGGAGAAAGAGGTAAAAAATTCCGGTCTGACCATTATCCCTACCCTGCTCTATATAAACGACCAGGGACTGGCTAAATTGCGAATCGCATTGGCCAAAGGAAAAAAGCTCTACGACAAGCGTGAGACCATTAAATCCAGGGAGAGCAAACGGGACCTGGGACGGATAAAGAAGAATTTCAACCGCTCTTAG